A region from the Acyrthosiphon pisum isolate AL4f chromosome A1, pea_aphid_22Mar2018_4r6ur, whole genome shotgun sequence genome encodes:
- the LOC100168774 gene encoding LOW QUALITY PROTEIN: trifunctional purine biosynthetic protein adenosine-3 (The sequence of the model RefSeq protein was modified relative to this genomic sequence to represent the inferred CDS: deleted 1 base in 1 codon; added 165 bases not found in genome assembly), with product MASVLVVGGGGREHAIAWKLTLSSKVNKIYITPNNIGAALLPQIEFVDLDVNNFELLAKWCVEKSIELIIVGPEDPLASGIADVLATYNLNCFGPSAKAARIESDKEWSKQFMDEFNIPTAKWRSFNDVKQATDFVYSADYPALVVKASGLAAGKGVVVASNKQEACLALDTILTENRFGKAGQTVVVEELLQGEEVSVLCFSDGVNINVMLPSQDYKRAYNQDKGPNTGGMGAFCPCYNMPQNELDEAKNILQRAVDGLRNRGTPFVGVLYAGLMVTQDGIRVLEFNCRFGDPETQTILPLLESDLFDIMKACCDGTLDKVVVEWKTDQFCVGVVMASRGYPLTSSKGDVISGLPSVTKGMVFHMGTKLNNYGELETNGGRVLIVVTTHQDLVLAAARATMACGRIMFNGAQFRTDIAHRGIARAILAKGATTYKSSGVDITAGNNLIPIYKQMVSVTKRQGVLGDLGSFGAMFDLKAAAFQDPILVSSSDGVGTKLKVALTCNSHESIGQDLVAMCVNDILVHGAEPLFFLDYYATGRLEGGAVVQVVKGIVDGCHQSGCALIGGETAEMPGLYQNNDYDVAGFAVGAVERNKILPHIEDIVSGDVVIGLESSGVHANGFSLIRKIMDMGCHKFTDEAPFSLDKKTYGEELLTPTVIYVERVLPSIRNNNIKALAHITGGGLIENIPRILPKNKKVILDATKWSIQPVYGWIAATGSINETEMLRTLNCGLGMVLIVDKKHVDDVLCATNGKVVGIVEEKLSNEQSVEVKKFANAMEPLMRPHIQTYVASRMRPKMRVAVLISGTGTNLQSLIDATTDDPSMMSEIVLVISNRPNVEGLNRARRAGILALEIDHTKFKTREQFEDEMLKALDQTQVDVVCLAGFMRVLTNNFVNKWRGRLLNIHPSLLPLFKGLYPQRQALESGVRVAGCTVHFVELEIDAGAIIVQESVNISLDETEESLIEKIKKVEHIAFPKALKLFATNQVYLDKDIGKVKWLSNSSDVFRNIV from the exons ttatTGGCAAAATGGTGTGTGGAGAAATCTATTGAGTTGATCATTGTGGGTCCTGAAGATCCTCTTGCATCAGGAATTGCTGATGTATTAGCTACTTACAACTTGAATTGTTTTGGACCATCTGCTAAAGCAGCCCGTATTGAAAGTGACAAAGAATGGTCAAAACAATTTATGGATGAATTTAATATTCCTACAGCTAAATGGAGATCATTTAATGATGTTAAGCAAGCAACAGATTTTGTTTATTc TGCTGATTATCCTGCATTAGTAGTAAAAGCAAGTGGTCTTGCTGCAGGCAAAGGAGTAGTAGTTGCTTCTAATAAACAGGAAGCATGCTTGGCTTTAGATACAATATTAACAGAAAATCGGTTTGGTAAAGCTGGTCAGACCGTTGTAGTTGAAGAATTGTTGCAAGGAGAAGAAGTTtca GTTTTATGTTTTTCTGATGGTGTTAATATAAATGTCATGCTACCAAGTCAAGATTATAAAAGGGCATATAATCAAGACAAGGGTCCAAATACTGGAGGTATGGGAGCATTTTGTCCTTGTTACAATATGCCTCAAAATGAGTTGGATgaagctaaaaatattttacaaaggGCAGTTGATGGTCTTCGTAATCGTGGGACTCCTTTTGTTG GTGTTCTTTATGCTGGGTTAATGGTAACCCAA GATGGCATTAGAGTTTTAGAGTTCAATTGCCGTTTTGGTGATCCTGAAACCCAAACAATATTGCCACTATTAGAATCTGACCTTTTTGATATTATGaaa GCATGTTGTGATGGTACTTTGGATAAAGTTGTAGTTGAATGGAAAACTGATCAATTTTGTGTTGGTGTTGTGATGGCCAGTAGAGGATATCCTTTAACATCCAGTAAAGGGGATGTAATATCTG gtTTACCTAGTGTAACAAAAGGCATGGTGTTTCACATGGGTACTAAGTTAAACAACTATGGGGAATTGGAAACAAATGGGGGCCGTGTATTAATTGTGGTAACTACTCATCAAGACTTAGTTTTAGCTGCTGCTAGAGCCACTATGGCTTGTGGTAGAATAATGTTTAATGGTGCTCAATTCAGAACTGATATTGCTCATAGAGGAATTGCTAG agCAATTCTTGCTAAGGGTGCTACAACCTACAAGTCTAGCGGTGTCGACATAACTGcgggaaataatttaattccaatttataaacaaatggtATCTGTTACAAAACGTCAAGGAGTACTTGGAGATTTAGGTTCATTTGGTGCCATGTTTGATCTCAAAGCAGCTGCATTCCAAGACCCAATACTTGTATCCAGTTCAGATGGAGTTGGCACCAAATTGAAG GTTGCTCTAACATGTAATAGTCATGAATCAATTGGACAAGATCTTGTTGCAATGTGTGTTAATGATATATTAGTTCATGGTGCTGAACCTTTATTTTTCCTTGATTATTATGCAACTGGTCGACTAGAAGGAGGAGCTGTTGTTCAAGTTGTTAAAGGCATTGTAGATGGTTGCCATCAATCTGGATGTGCtcttatag gtgGAGAAACAGCGGAAATGCCAGGcctttatcaaaataatgattaCGATGTAGCAGGTTTTGCTGTAGGAGCAGTAGAGCGAAATAAGATTTTACCTCATATTGAAGATATTGTTTCTGGGGATGTTGTTATTGGTTTAGAATCTAGTGGTGTTCATGCTAATGGATTTAGTTTGATTCGTAAAATAATGGACATGGGTTGTCATAAATTTACTGATGAAGCCCCTTTTAGCTTGGACAAGAAGACCTATG gtgAAGAACTATTAACTCCAACAGTAATTTATGTTGAGCGTGTATTACCttcaataagaaataataatataaaagcattGGCTCACATTACTGGAGGTGgcttaatagaaaatattccacgtattttaccaaaaaataaaaaagttattttagatGCTACAAAATGGAGTATACAACCTGTTTATGGTTGGATAGCTGCAacag GTAGCATCAATGAAACAGAAATGTTACGAACATTGAATTGTGGTTTAGGTATGGTATTAATAGTTGATAAGAAACATGTTGACGATGTTCTGTGTGCCACTAATGGTAAAGTTGTTGGCATAGTCGAGGAAAAATTGTCTA ACGAACAATCAGTTGAAGTGAAAAAATTTGCAAATGCCATGGAACCTTTGATGCGTCCTCATATTCAGACGTATGTGGCATCTAGAATGCGTCCAAAAATGCGTGTAGCTGTTCTTATTTCGGGAACTGGAACTAATTTACAG tcgTTGATTGATGCTACTACTGATGATCCATCTATGATGTCCGAAATTGTTTTAGTAATATCCAATAGACCTAATGTTGAAGGTCTCAATCGTGCCAGGCGTGCTGGTATATTAGCtttg gaAATAGATCATACTAAGTTTAAAACACGTGAACAATTTGAAGATGAAATGTTGAAGGCATTAGATCAAACACAAGTAGATGTTGTTTGCTTAGCTGGTTTTATGCGCGTGTTAACAAATAACTTTGTGAACAAATGGAGAGGTCGTCTATTAAACATACACCCTTCACTTTTACCTTTATTCAAAGGTCTTTATCCTCAAAGGCAAGCCCTTGAATCCGGTGTACGAGTTGCTGGATGTACAGTCCATTTTgtagaa ttagaaattgaTGCTGGAGCTATCATAGTACAAGAAAGTGTGAACATAAGTTTAGACGAAACAGAAGAAAGTCTTATCGAAAAAATTAAGAAGGTGGAACACATTGCTTTTCCAAAGGCTTTAAAACTATTTGCTACTAATCAAGTTTATTTGGATAAAGATATTGGTAAAGTAAAATGGTTATCAAATTCAAGTGAtgtatttagaaatattgtttaa
- the LOC100166696 gene encoding dynein light chain 1, axonemal isoform X2, protein MGDLKATTIKDALKSWEDENKESASEATNICLQFQWPPIEKMDNNLSVITKCEKLSLSTNMIEKINGLAALRHLKILSLGRNYIKAFTGLEPLADTLEELWISYNFIEKMKGVLGMRKLKVLHMSNNNVKEWAEVNKLAEMESLKDFLFVGTI, encoded by the exons atggga gatTTAAAAGCAACTACAATAAAAGATGCATTAAAAAGTTGGGAAGATGAAAATAAGGAATCAGCAAGTGAAGctacaaatatttgtttacaatttCAATGGCCACCAATTGAAAAAatggataataatttatctgttatAACTAAATGCGA gaAATTATCATTAAGTACAAatatgattgaaaaaataaacggtTTAGCTGCTTTAAGgcacttaaaaattttatcattggGACGAAACTATATTAAGGCTTTTACTGGACTTGAACCGTTGGCCGATACTTTAGAAGAATTATGGATATCTTATaactttattgaaaaaatgaaaGGTGTTCTAGGCATGCGTAAACTTAAAGTTTTACACATGtccaataataatgttaaagaaTGGGCAGAAGTAAATAAGCTTGCAGAAATGGAAAGTCTAAAAGACTTTTTATTTGTcg GAaccatttaa
- the LOC100166696 gene encoding dynein light chain 1, axonemal isoform X1: protein MGDLKATTIKDALKSWEDENKESASEATNICLQFQWPPIEKMDNNLSVITKCEKLSLSTNMIEKINGLAALRHLKILSLGRNYIKAFTGLEPLADTLEELWISYNFIEKMKGVLGMRKLKVLHMSNNNVKEWAEVNKLAEMESLKDFLFVGNPLYDCLDESVWRSDCIRKLPKLVILDGVPIIRD from the exons atggga gatTTAAAAGCAACTACAATAAAAGATGCATTAAAAAGTTGGGAAGATGAAAATAAGGAATCAGCAAGTGAAGctacaaatatttgtttacaatttCAATGGCCACCAATTGAAAAAatggataataatttatctgttatAACTAAATGCGA gaAATTATCATTAAGTACAAatatgattgaaaaaataaacggtTTAGCTGCTTTAAGgcacttaaaaattttatcattggGACGAAACTATATTAAGGCTTTTACTGGACTTGAACCGTTGGCCGATACTTTAGAAGAATTATGGATATCTTATaactttattgaaaaaatgaaaGGTGTTCTAGGCATGCGTAAACTTAAAGTTTTACACATGtccaataataatgttaaagaaTGGGCAGAAGTAAATAAGCTTGCAGAAATGGAAAGTCTAAAAGACTTTTTATTTGTcg GAAATCCACTTTACGACTGTTTGGATGAATCTGTATGGCGTAGTGATTGTATTAGAAAGCTTCCTAAACTAGTAATATTGGACGGAGTACCAATCATAAGGGATTAA